In Primulina eburnea isolate SZY01 chromosome 5, ASM2296580v1, whole genome shotgun sequence, a single window of DNA contains:
- the LOC140832873 gene encoding AT-hook motif nuclear-localized protein 27-like has product MAGNYEHHLLAPDLHLHQNPSQQNLASEIQPSSPEKYPDAVVTTSSGGTPTVNRRPRGRPPGSKNKPKPPVFVTRDSPNALRSHVLEVCAGNDVVESVSVYARKRGRGVCILSGSGTVSNVTLRQPASPAGSVVTLQGRFEILSISGTVLPPPAPPGAGGLSIFLSGGQGQVVGGSVVGPLLASGPVVLIATSFANAVFERLPLEEEEDAAAPATVAQSQPDASQSSGVTAGGHVSEGGTAAGGGGSSFFSASAAPAAGANYPFSVNLFGWGSESSARPPF; this is encoded by the coding sequence ATGGCGGGTAATTACGAGCATCATCTCTTGGCCCCAGATCTCCACCTGCACCAAAACCCTTCTCAGCAAAATCTTGCTTCGGAAATCCAACCCTCTTCGCCTGAAAAATATCCGGACGCTGTGGTCACCACTAGCTCCGGGGGTACTCCCACCGTCAACCGCCGCCCTCGCGGCAGGCCGCCTGGTTCCAAGAACAAGCCCAAGCCTCCTGTGTTCGTCACGCGTGATAGCCCCAATGCTCTCCGGTCCCACGTTCTGGAAGTCTGTGCTGGCAACGACGTTGTGGAGAGCGTGTCTGTTTATGCCAGAAAAAGGGGGCGTGGGGTTTGCATCCTCAGCGGCAGTGGGACAGTGTCTAATGTGACCCTGCGCCAGCCAGCATCTCCGGCGGGGAGCGTGGTGACGCTTCAAGGCCGTTTCGAGATTCTCTCGATTTCCGGTACGGTACTTCCGCCGCCTGCTCCGCCAGGTGCTGGTGGGCTATCCATATTCTTGTCTGGTGGCCAGGGACAAGTTGTTGGAGGGAGTGTGGTGGGGCCGTTGTTAGCTTCGGGCCCAGTTGTTCTGATAGCAACTTCGTTTGCAAATGCGGTGTTTGAACGTCTACCTTTGGAAGAAGAAGAGGACGCTGCGGCCCCCGCCACAGTCGCCCAGTCTCAGCCCGATGCATCCCAGTCATCCGGTGTTACAGCCGGTGGTCATGTCAGTGAGGGTGGCACCGCCGCTGGAGGCGGTGGTAGCTCCTTTTTCAGCGCCTCAGCTGCCCCCGCGGCCGGCGCAAATTACCCATTTTCCGTGAATCTATTCGGCTGGGGTAGCGAAAGCTCGGCGAGGCCACCCTTTTGA
- the LOC140832872 gene encoding 3-hydroxy-3-methylglutaryl coenzyme A reductase 1-like produces the protein MDISRRPPKYSHNKPLLSPPPPPHSSASGDHRSSPKASDALPLPLYLTNGIFFTLFFSVSYFLLHRWRDKIRNSTPLHVLSLSELAAITCLISSFIYLLGFFGIDFVQSFISKPEGEDHQPQRFVRDIIQEDRSIHCSLPPTPPSEPKPMELPQDDEDLVKCVVSGEIPSYSLESKLGDCFRAAKIRREAVQRLTGRSMEGLPLEGFDYDSILGQCCEMPVGYVQLPVGIAGPLLLNGCEYTVPMATTEGCLVASTNRGCKAIYASGGATCVLLRDGMTRAPVVRFASAKRAAELKFFLEDPLNFDTLSVVFNKSSRFARIQGIQCAIAGKNLYIRFRCSTGDAMGMNMVSKGVQNVLDFLVNDFPDMEVIGISGNFCSDKKPAAVNWIEGRGKSVVCEAIISESVIAKVLKTSVSALVELNMLKNLTGSAIAGALGGFNAHAANIVSAVFIATGQDPAQNIESSHCLTMMEAVNNGKDLHISVTMPSIEVGTIGGGTQLASQSACLNLLGVKGASKESPGSNSQLLAAIVAGSVLAGELSLMSAIAAGQLIKSHMKYNRSSRDITKIGS, from the exons ATGGATATCAGCCGGAGGCCACCCAAATACTCACACAACAAACCACTTCTTTCTCCTCCTCCACCCCCTCATTCGTCGGCCTCCGGCGATCACCGTTCCTCCCCTAAAGCGTCGGACGCTCTCCCTCTTCCACTTTACCTGACCAACGGCATTTTCTTCACCTTGTTTTTCTCCGTCTCCTACTTCCTTCTACACCGTTGGCGTGACAAGATCCGTAACTCCACTCCTCTCCACGTCCTTTCCCTTTCTGAGCTTGCGGCCATTACTTGTCTCATTTCGTCTTTCATATACCTCCTGGGGTTCTTCGGCATCGACTTTGTGCAGTCGTTCATTTCGAAACCGGAAGGAGAAGATCATCAGCCCCAACGCTTCGTTCGTGACATTATCCAGGAAGATCGGAGCATTCACTGCTCTTTACCACCGACGCCTCCTTCCGAGCCGAAACCCATGGAACTTCCGCAAGATGACGAGGATCTCGTCAAATGTGTTGTCTCGGGAGAAATCCCTTCTTATTCTTTGGAGTCAAAGCTCGGGGATTGCTTTAGAGCTGCAAAGATTCGTCGGGAGGCGGTCCAGCGGCTGACTGGGAGATCTATGGAGGGATTGCCTTTGGAGGGGTTTGATTATGACTCGATTTTGGGGCAATGCTGCGAGATGCCAGTGGGGTATGTGCAGCTTCCGGTTGGGATCGCCGGGCCACTGTTGCTGAATGGGTGCGAATACACGGTGCCGATGGCGACGACAGAAGGGTGTTTGGTAGCTAGCACGAACAGGGGGTGCAAGGCAATCTACGCATCTGGGGGTGCTACGTGTGTGCTTCTGCGAGATGGGATGACCAGAGCTCCGGTGGTGAGGTTTGCCTCCGCCAAGAGGGCGGCCGAGTTGAAATTCTTCTTGGAGGATCCTCTCAATTTCGACACATTGTCTGTTGTTTTCAATAA GTCGAGTAGATTTGCAAGAATCCAAGGTATTCAATGTGCAATTGCAGGGAAAAATCTATATATTAGGTTTAGATGTAGCACAGGTGATGCCATGGGGATGAATATGGTTTCTAAAGGTGTTCAGAATGTTTTAGACTTCCTCGTTAATGATTTTCCTGATATGGAAGTCATTGGCATTTCTG GGAATTTTTGCTCAGACAAGAAACCTGCTGCGGTCAATTGGATTGAGGGACGGGGAAAGTCAGTAGTTTGCGAGGCTATAATTAGTGAAAGCGTGATAGCAAAGGTATTGAAAACTTCTGTATCAGCCCTTGTCGAGCTTAACATGCTCAAGAACCTCACTGGCTCTGCTATTGCTGGCGCTCTTGGTGGTTTCAATGCACATGCTGCAAATATTGTATCGGCCGTTTTTATAGCGACCGGGCAGGATCCAGCACAGAATATAGAAAGTTCTCACTGTCTTACTATGATGGAGGCTGTTAACAACGGGAAAGATCTCCATATTTCTGTGACCATGCCATCCATTGAG GTTGGCACCATAGGTGGTGGAACACAATTGGCGTCACAGTCAGCTTGCCTCAATCTTCTTGGTGTAAAGGGCGCAAGCAAAGAGTCCCCAGGCTCAAATTCCCAGCTCCTGGCCGCCATCGTTGCCGGTTCAGTGTTGGCCGGAGAGCTCTCTTTAATGTCTGCTATTGCAGCTGGCCAGCTTATCAAAAGCCACATGAAATACAACCGTTCTAGCAGGGATATCACTAAAATTGGCTCCTAG